One Bradyrhizobium sp. CCGB12 genomic window carries:
- a CDS encoding ATP-binding protein — MAAGGHARSFTFKSLIWRIVFLHIVAVAMVAIVLPLVLFWLLNSEIDQLHHDGMRAQAEVLAERIVAQPDGSLTFNLPDSLRGLYSDAYGRYQYDIRDGEGRLLFSSHRRPGAAALRPSETISGAGYTRIIDGKRVRVQVAEDLAHRDVIIDDIVSNFFRRVGWITIPILLVLLATDIIIFRRAIAPLWKASEEASNIGPARTHIRLPTEQIPREIMPLVTAVNQALDRLEDGFRVQRQFTADAAHQLRTPLTILRTRIETLGDGAARQALHGDIEAMSRIVAQLLEIAELDTLVLDPGETTDLRAVCAEVVGAIAPFAIAQHKDIALKGTDAPVMIHGNAEMLQRAIFNLAENAIKFTAKDTSVDVEVGEDGSVRVRDCGPGIAEAERELIFQRFWRRDRQRSDGAGLGLSIVRGVADDHAATVAVENLPGGGAEFTLRFRLAEKAVSSPSPLGGEGGSPR; from the coding sequence GTGGCTGCCGGCGGCCATGCCAGATCGTTCACGTTCAAATCGCTGATCTGGCGGATCGTATTCCTGCATATCGTGGCGGTCGCGATGGTCGCGATCGTCCTGCCGCTGGTGCTGTTCTGGCTGCTCAATTCCGAGATCGACCAGTTGCACCACGACGGCATGCGCGCCCAGGCCGAGGTGCTGGCGGAACGCATCGTCGCCCAGCCGGACGGCTCGCTGACGTTCAACCTGCCCGACAGCCTGCGCGGGCTCTATTCGGACGCTTACGGCCGCTATCAATACGACATCCGCGATGGCGAAGGCCGGTTGCTGTTTTCCTCGCACCGGCGGCCGGGCGCCGCGGCGCTTCGGCCGTCCGAGACGATTTCCGGCGCCGGCTACACCCGGATCATCGACGGCAAGCGGGTGCGCGTCCAGGTCGCCGAGGATCTCGCGCATCGCGACGTCATCATCGACGACATCGTCTCGAATTTCTTTCGGCGAGTCGGGTGGATCACCATCCCGATCCTGCTGGTCCTGCTCGCAACCGACATCATCATCTTCCGCCGCGCGATCGCCCCGCTGTGGAAGGCCTCCGAGGAAGCCAGCAATATCGGCCCGGCGCGTACCCACATCCGCCTGCCGACGGAGCAGATTCCGCGTGAGATCATGCCGCTCGTGACCGCGGTGAACCAGGCGCTCGACCGCCTCGAGGACGGCTTCCGGGTGCAGCGGCAGTTCACGGCCGACGCCGCGCATCAACTGCGCACGCCGCTCACGATCCTGCGTACGCGGATCGAGACGCTCGGCGACGGGGCGGCACGGCAGGCGCTGCATGGCGACATCGAAGCCATGAGCCGCATCGTCGCCCAGTTGCTGGAGATCGCCGAGCTCGACACGCTGGTGCTCGATCCCGGCGAGACCACGGACTTGCGCGCCGTCTGCGCCGAGGTGGTCGGCGCGATCGCCCCGTTCGCGATCGCGCAGCACAAGGACATCGCACTGAAGGGCACCGACGCGCCGGTCATGATCCACGGCAATGCGGAGATGCTTCAGCGCGCGATCTTCAACCTTGCCGAAAACGCCATCAAGTTCACGGCCAAGGACACTTCCGTGGATGTCGAGGTCGGCGAGGACGGCTCGGTGCGGGTGCGCGATTGCGGCCCGGGCATTGCGGAGGCCGAGCGCGAGTTGATCTTCCAGCGCTTCTGGCGCCGTGACCGCCAGCGCAGCGACGGTGCGGGCCTGGGACTTTCGATCGTGCGCGGCGTCGCCGACGATCACGCCGCGACGGTCGCGGTGGAAAATCTCCCCGGGGGCGGCGCGGAGTTCACGCTGCGGTTTCGGCTGGCGGAGAAGGCGGTCTCTTCACCCTCTCCACTTGGGGGGGAAGGCGGTTCGCCGCGATAG
- a CDS encoding response regulator transcription factor, with the protein MRLLIVEDNVELSRLVAGGLAAAGYESDIVGSAAEAREAVSSVSYAAMILDLGLPDGDGLSVLRELRRQMEPLPVLVLTARGGLQDRVTGLRSGADDYLAKPFAMEELVARLEAILRRPGQLLGRSLRLANLVYDTESRQIFVDDQPRIISARETSVLEILLRRQGRVVPKKNVEDHIFGLEGEVASNAVEVYVSRLRKQLAEHGARVVIHTIRGVGYLMAEEK; encoded by the coding sequence ATGCGCCTTCTGATCGTCGAGGACAATGTCGAGCTGTCGCGGCTCGTGGCCGGCGGGCTGGCGGCGGCCGGCTATGAGAGCGACATCGTCGGCAGCGCGGCCGAGGCGCGCGAGGCGGTGAGCAGCGTCAGCTATGCCGCGATGATCCTCGACCTCGGTCTGCCCGACGGCGACGGCCTGTCGGTGCTGCGCGAGCTGCGCCGGCAGATGGAGCCGCTGCCGGTGCTGGTGCTGACCGCGCGTGGCGGCTTGCAGGACCGGGTTACCGGCCTGCGTAGCGGCGCCGACGATTATCTCGCAAAGCCGTTCGCGATGGAGGAACTGGTGGCGCGGCTGGAGGCGATCCTGCGCCGGCCGGGCCAGCTGCTGGGCCGCTCGCTGCGCCTTGCCAACCTCGTCTACGACACCGAGAGCCGCCAGATCTTCGTCGACGACCAGCCGCGGATCATCTCGGCGCGCGAGACCTCGGTGCTGGAGATCCTGCTGCGCCGGCAGGGGCGGGTGGTGCCGAAGAAGAACGTCGAGGACCACATCTTCGGGCTCGAGGGCGAGGTCGCCTCCAACGCCGTCGAGGTCTACGTCTCGCGGCTGCGCAAGCAGCTCGCCGAGCACGGCGCCAGGGTGGTGATCCACACCATCCGCGGGGTCGGCTATCTCATGGCCGAGGAAAAATAG
- a CDS encoding dienelactone hydrolase family protein — protein sequence MHIPRFALASAFCLAATLAHAAGFRFIKVPAGAGFPALQAAVWSPCQEQAGEVKLRAITLPGTQNCAVSGEKLPLIVISHGFGGDFAGHHDTAEVLADGGFVVAALDHPVDAGGGDMSRADTLAALTERPADVTRLIDHMLTAWSDHAKLDRDHGGFFGFSRGGYTGLVVAGANPDLRKAIALCPENSPKPSCAELRRNEIPVQAFAHDPRVKALVIADPAFGPLFGRDALKDATIPIQLWASALSGEDKTGGEVTLDYVSVIEHDLPVRPDYHLVPNAGHFAFLPPCTPGLAKKRPDVCTDRPGFDRAAFHAQFNAAALAFFRKHLVSAGP from the coding sequence ATGCACATCCCGAGGTTCGCACTCGCCTCCGCATTCTGCCTGGCGGCGACGCTCGCCCACGCGGCCGGCTTTCGTTTCATCAAGGTGCCGGCCGGGGCCGGCTTTCCGGCGTTGCAGGCGGCCGTGTGGTCTCCCTGTCAGGAGCAGGCCGGCGAAGTGAAGCTTCGCGCGATCACTCTGCCTGGGACGCAAAACTGCGCGGTCTCTGGTGAAAAGCTGCCCTTGATCGTGATCTCGCATGGCTTTGGAGGAGATTTCGCCGGCCATCATGATACGGCCGAGGTGCTCGCCGATGGCGGCTTCGTCGTTGCCGCGCTCGACCATCCGGTCGACGCCGGCGGCGGCGACATGAGCCGTGCGGACACGCTGGCCGCATTGACGGAGCGTCCGGCCGACGTCACGAGATTGATCGACCATATGCTCACCGCGTGGTCCGATCATGCGAAGCTCGACCGCGACCATGGCGGGTTCTTTGGTTTTTCCAGGGGCGGCTACACCGGCCTGGTGGTCGCGGGCGCCAATCCCGATCTGCGAAAGGCCATCGCCCTGTGCCCGGAAAATTCTCCGAAACCCAGCTGCGCAGAGCTGCGACGAAACGAGATCCCGGTACAGGCCTTCGCGCATGATCCGCGCGTCAAGGCCCTCGTCATTGCCGATCCCGCGTTCGGTCCATTGTTCGGCCGGGACGCCTTGAAGGACGCAACAATCCCGATTCAGCTTTGGGCGTCGGCGCTGAGTGGAGAGGATAAAACCGGCGGCGAGGTCACGCTGGACTATGTTTCAGTGATTGAGCACGACCTGCCGGTCAGACCCGACTATCATCTCGTGCCGAACGCTGGCCATTTTGCATTCCTTCCGCCCTGCACGCCGGGCTTGGCGAAGAAGCGTCCCGACGTCTGCACCGACAGGCCGGGGTTCGACCGTGCCGCCTTTCACGCGCAGTTCAACGCTGCCGCACTGGCCTTCTTCCGAAAACATCTGGTGAGCGCTGGTCCGTAG
- a CDS encoding 2'-5' RNA ligase family protein, which translates to MPFAITLCFDPMSAVPIEGMWRKLASDGIDADRDQLGYAPHITLAIYPDETPLKRLRTALEDTSQNWEALPVNLCGLGAFPGDNTVLWAVPVVTPALLARHQAIQTALPDLKVHAHYRPGAWVPHVTLSGALPDPRPALRALLSSWEPVRGFLDRVELVRFRPVEVLYSSALGAALPQ; encoded by the coding sequence ATGCCGTTCGCCATCACGCTCTGCTTTGATCCCATGAGCGCTGTCCCTATCGAGGGGATGTGGCGCAAGCTTGCGTCCGACGGAATCGACGCCGATCGCGACCAACTTGGGTATGCGCCGCATATTACGCTTGCGATCTACCCGGACGAAACACCCCTCAAGAGGCTACGCACCGCGCTTGAAGATACGTCCCAAAATTGGGAGGCTCTTCCGGTTAATTTGTGCGGATTGGGTGCCTTTCCGGGCGACAATACCGTTCTATGGGCAGTGCCCGTTGTGACGCCCGCGTTGCTTGCACGGCATCAGGCAATACAAACTGCACTTCCCGATCTTAAGGTTCATGCGCATTATCGACCGGGAGCTTGGGTGCCTCACGTCACATTGTCGGGTGCCTTGCCTGACCCGAGGCCGGCTCTCAGGGCTCTCCTGTCCAGCTGGGAGCCAGTCAGAGGCTTTCTCGACCGAGTGGAGTTAGTGCGCTTCCGCCCTGTCGAAGTGCTGTACAGTTCGGCGCTCGGAGCCGCTTTGCCCCAATGA
- a CDS encoding CopG family transcriptional regulator, translated as MADNVRELRPKAPDTEKITINLGYVDLGHVDLMVQEGFYSNRTDFIRTAIRNQLERHVEVVRQSTARKNLDLGLRNYTREDLEAARRAGEMLQINVLGLATIAQDVTPELARATIASVSVLGALHATPAVKAALADRTR; from the coding sequence ATGGCCGATAATGTGCGCGAGCTACGACCCAAGGCCCCCGACACCGAGAAGATCACCATCAACCTTGGCTATGTCGACCTCGGTCATGTCGATCTCATGGTGCAGGAAGGGTTCTATTCGAACCGGACCGATTTCATCCGGACAGCAATTCGGAACCAGCTCGAGCGCCACGTAGAGGTCGTCAGACAATCCACGGCCCGGAAGAACCTGGACCTCGGACTGCGCAACTACACTCGCGAGGATCTCGAAGCGGCGCGGCGCGCCGGCGAAATGCTGCAGATCAATGTTTTGGGCTTAGCCACCATCGCCCAGGACGTCACTCCCGAGTTGGCTCGCGCCACAATCGCGTCGGTCTCGGTGCTGGGGGCCCTTCACGCCACTCCCGCGGTCAAGGCCGCTCTCGCCGACAGAACGAGGTGA
- a CDS encoding PHB depolymerase family esterase: MLNQDIVREATRLTRAGQLVEATALLQRMLHGGSAPKPEHRNAAQARLPRLDPLTIDATSDVVGEREAPQISPARSAQGRRRSLPLDGMRDFSGLGLRSPITRAPLSPSDIVPEGTRFIAGTFSNAAGSRTYKLFIPSRCRGQRLPLIVMLHGCTQSPDDFAAGTRMNFLAEEQNCFVVYPEQPSGANHSKCWNWFRTGDQRRGGGEPSMIAGITRQIMRDHAIDPKRVYVAGLSAGGAAAAIMGATYSDLYAAVGIHSGLACGAASDLPSAFVAMRQGGGSKAIADGKTSVPTIVFHGDRDTTVHPKNGDQIIEQSARATRPTAKVLRGRVTHGHAYTRTVLIDGAGRAIAEHWNIDGAGHAWSGGSPTGSYTDPQGPDATREMLRFFLEHSLGG, encoded by the coding sequence ATGCTGAATCAAGACATAGTCCGCGAAGCAACCCGCCTCACGCGTGCCGGCCAACTGGTCGAGGCCACCGCGCTCCTGCAGCGCATGCTCCACGGCGGTAGCGCTCCAAAACCAGAGCATCGCAACGCCGCTCAGGCTCGACTCCCGCGGCTCGATCCGCTTACCATCGACGCCACGTCGGACGTCGTCGGGGAGCGGGAAGCTCCGCAGATCTCGCCGGCCCGCTCTGCTCAGGGACGCAGGCGCTCCTTACCGCTCGACGGCATGCGGGACTTTTCCGGGCTCGGCCTGCGAAGTCCGATCACGCGCGCTCCTCTGTCCCCATCGGACATCGTGCCCGAGGGCACACGGTTTATCGCCGGTACCTTCAGTAACGCCGCGGGAAGCCGGACCTACAAGCTGTTCATCCCAAGCCGCTGTCGGGGACAACGGCTTCCCCTGATTGTCATGCTTCATGGCTGCACCCAGTCGCCGGACGATTTCGCGGCCGGCACCCGGATGAACTTCCTGGCGGAAGAGCAGAATTGCTTCGTGGTCTATCCTGAGCAGCCGAGCGGAGCCAACCATTCGAAGTGCTGGAACTGGTTTCGCACGGGCGACCAGCGCCGCGGCGGGGGCGAGCCCTCGATGATCGCCGGCATTACCCGCCAGATCATGCGCGACCATGCGATCGATCCGAAGCGCGTATACGTCGCGGGACTGTCGGCCGGCGGGGCCGCCGCCGCCATCATGGGCGCAACGTATAGCGACCTGTATGCGGCGGTCGGTATTCATTCAGGCCTCGCGTGCGGAGCCGCGAGCGATCTTCCCTCCGCGTTCGTCGCCATGCGGCAGGGAGGCGGCTCCAAGGCAATTGCAGATGGCAAAACTTCTGTGCCGACCATCGTTTTCCATGGCGATCGCGACACTACGGTGCATCCAAAGAATGGCGATCAGATAATCGAGCAGTCCGCCAGGGCAACGAGGCCGACGGCGAAGGTACTTCGCGGACGCGTAACCCACGGCCATGCCTATACTCGCACCGTCCTGATCGACGGCGCGGGTCGGGCGATCGCCGAACACTGGAACATCGATGGCGCCGGACACGCGTGGTCAGGCGGCAGCCCCACCGGATCCTACACTGATCCGCAAGGACCGGATGCGACGAGGGAAATGCTGCGCTTCTTCCTCGAGCATTCGCTCGGTGGGTAA
- a CDS encoding TRAP transporter substrate-binding protein, which yields MKRRDFIKVTGLGAAGAATLAAPAIAQSMPEIKWRMPTSWPKSLDTLYGGAEMMSKMVAEATDNKFQIQTFAAGEIVPGLQVLDAVQNATCEIGHTASYYYFGKDPTFTFGSAVPFGPNMRINQAWYMQGGGRDVLNEFYKSYNVISLLAGNTGCQMGGWFRKEVNTPDDLKGMKIRIGGFAGRVLQRLGVVPQQLAGGDIYPALEKGTIDAAEWVGPYDDEKLGFYKIAPHYYYPGWWEGGPMLLAFVNLDKWNALPKYYQSVLEQAGHYANNYMMARYDTANPLALKKLLAGGAKLHAFSPSIMDACYKAAKELHAEVGATNANFKKVHDSLAKFSSDGYAWFQVAEVGYDIFMARRSQS from the coding sequence ATGAAGAGAAGAGACTTCATCAAGGTCACAGGACTTGGTGCGGCTGGCGCCGCCACGCTCGCGGCTCCCGCGATCGCGCAGTCGATGCCGGAAATCAAATGGCGCATGCCGACGAGCTGGCCGAAATCGCTCGACACGCTCTATGGCGGCGCCGAGATGATGAGCAAGATGGTCGCCGAGGCGACCGACAACAAATTCCAGATTCAGACCTTTGCCGCGGGCGAGATCGTGCCGGGCCTGCAGGTGCTCGACGCCGTGCAGAACGCCACCTGCGAGATCGGTCACACCGCGTCCTACTATTATTTCGGCAAGGACCCGACCTTCACCTTCGGATCGGCCGTGCCGTTCGGTCCCAACATGCGCATCAACCAGGCCTGGTACATGCAGGGCGGCGGGCGCGACGTGCTCAACGAGTTCTACAAGAGCTACAACGTCATCTCGCTGCTCGCGGGCAACACCGGCTGCCAGATGGGCGGCTGGTTTAGGAAAGAGGTCAACACGCCCGACGATCTCAAGGGCATGAAGATCCGCATCGGCGGCTTCGCCGGCCGCGTGCTGCAGAGGCTCGGCGTGGTGCCGCAACAGCTCGCCGGCGGCGACATCTATCCGGCGCTGGAAAAGGGCACCATCGACGCCGCAGAATGGGTCGGCCCCTACGACGACGAGAAGCTCGGCTTCTACAAGATTGCGCCGCACTACTACTATCCCGGCTGGTGGGAAGGCGGGCCGATGCTGCTCGCCTTCGTCAACCTCGACAAATGGAACGCGCTGCCGAAATATTATCAGAGCGTGCTGGAGCAGGCCGGCCACTACGCCAACAACTACATGATGGCGCGCTACGACACCGCAAATCCGCTGGCGCTGAAGAAGCTGCTCGCGGGCGGTGCCAAGCTGCATGCCTTCTCGCCCTCGATCATGGATGCCTGCTACAAGGCCGCCAAGGAGCTGCACGCCGAAGTCGGCGCGACCAACGCCAATTTCAAGAAGGTGCACGACTCCCTCGCCAAATTCTCCAGCGACGGCTATGCCTGGTTCCAGGTCGCCGAGGTCGGCTACGACATCTTCATGGCGCGGCGGTCGCAGAGCTGA
- a CDS encoding TRAP transporter substrate-binding protein, whose translation MKRRDFLKVSAAGAAATAAVASPAIAQSSPEIKWRLTSSFPKSLDTIYGGGEQLAKYVAEMTDNKFQIQVFAAGEVVPGLQALDATSNGTVEMCHTVSYYYVGKDPTFAIYASVPFGLNARQQNSWWYQGGGEQLGNEFFKKSNVIGFPCGNTGTQMGGWFRKEIKTVADLSGLKMRIGGIAGQVLQKVGVVPQQLAGGDIYPALEKGTIDAAEWVGPYDDEKLGFAKVAKYYYYPGFWEGGPMVHAFTNLDKWNSLPKNYQAILTNAAANANSWMAARYDMQNPAALKRLVAGGTQLRPFTNEVLEACLKSTNELWAEISGKNADFKKSIDAMQAYRSDEYLWWQVAEYTYDSFMIRSRTRG comes from the coding sequence ATGAAGCGTCGTGATTTTCTGAAAGTGTCGGCAGCAGGCGCGGCGGCGACCGCCGCGGTGGCCTCGCCGGCGATCGCGCAGTCCTCGCCCGAGATCAAGTGGCGCCTGACTTCGAGCTTCCCGAAGTCGCTGGATACCATCTATGGCGGCGGCGAGCAGCTGGCGAAGTACGTTGCCGAGATGACCGACAACAAATTCCAGATCCAGGTGTTCGCCGCCGGCGAAGTCGTCCCGGGTCTCCAGGCGCTCGACGCGACCTCGAACGGCACGGTCGAGATGTGCCACACCGTCTCCTACTACTATGTCGGCAAGGATCCGACCTTTGCGATTTACGCCTCGGTGCCGTTCGGCCTCAATGCGCGCCAGCAGAACTCCTGGTGGTACCAGGGCGGCGGCGAACAGCTCGGCAACGAGTTCTTCAAGAAGTCGAACGTGATCGGCTTCCCCTGCGGCAACACCGGCACCCAGATGGGCGGTTGGTTCCGCAAGGAGATCAAGACCGTTGCCGACCTCTCCGGTCTCAAGATGCGCATCGGTGGCATCGCCGGCCAGGTGCTCCAGAAGGTGGGCGTGGTGCCGCAGCAGCTCGCCGGCGGCGACATCTATCCGGCCCTGGAAAAGGGCACCATCGACGCCGCAGAGTGGGTCGGACCGTACGATGACGAGAAGCTCGGCTTCGCCAAGGTCGCCAAGTACTACTATTATCCGGGTTTCTGGGAAGGCGGTCCGATGGTCCATGCCTTCACCAATCTGGACAAGTGGAATTCACTGCCGAAGAACTACCAGGCGATCCTCACCAACGCGGCGGCCAATGCCAACAGCTGGATGGCCGCGCGTTACGACATGCAGAACCCGGCGGCACTGAAGCGTCTGGTCGCCGGCGGCACTCAGCTTCGTCCCTTCACCAACGAGGTCCTCGAAGCCTGCCTCAAGTCGACCAACGAGCTGTGGGCCGAGATCTCGGGCAAGAACGCCGACTTCAAGAAGTCGATCGACGCCATGCAGGCCTACCGCTCCGACGAATATCTGTGGTGGCAGGTTGCCGAATACACCTACGACAGCTTCATGATCCGCTCGCGCACCCGCGGCTGA
- a CDS encoding Mrp/NBP35 family ATP-binding protein gives MSVTQQQVLDSLGRIKSPRGVALTNANVLSAISASDGKVFFSINVDAAEARAWEAIRAEAEAAVRAIPGVTTVMVALTAERKPGSAPPPPPQPSRGTPGVQPVHAHKPPQGGGSPMARQSEIPGVAAVIAVASGKGGVGKSTTALNLALGLRDLGLKVGLLDADIYGPSMPRLTGLHDKPELNDERKMIPLRRFGLAIMSIGFLVEEETAMIWRGPMVMSAVTQMLRDVEWGKLDVLVVDMPPGTGDAQLTLAQNVPLKGAVIVSTPQDLSLIDARRGLAMFKKVNVPVLGIVENMSYFQCPHCGTRSDIFGHGGARHEAEKLAVPFLGEIPLHMAIRASSDAGNPVVDSEPDGPHAAIYRAIAGQVRDQLKGVIAAA, from the coding sequence TTGAGCGTGACGCAGCAACAGGTTCTCGACAGCCTTGGCCGGATCAAGTCGCCGCGCGGGGTCGCGCTCACCAATGCCAATGTGCTGAGCGCGATCAGCGCCTCCGACGGCAAGGTGTTCTTCTCGATCAACGTCGATGCCGCCGAGGCGCGGGCCTGGGAGGCCATCCGGGCCGAAGCGGAAGCCGCTGTCCGCGCCATTCCCGGCGTCACCACCGTGATGGTGGCGCTGACCGCCGAGCGCAAGCCGGGCTCAGCGCCGCCGCCACCCCCGCAGCCGAGCCGCGGCACGCCTGGTGTGCAGCCGGTCCATGCCCACAAGCCGCCGCAAGGCGGCGGGTCGCCGATGGCGCGGCAGTCTGAGATCCCCGGCGTCGCCGCCGTGATCGCGGTCGCCTCCGGCAAGGGCGGGGTGGGCAAGTCGACCACCGCGCTCAATCTGGCGCTCGGCCTGCGCGATCTCGGTCTCAAGGTCGGGCTGCTCGATGCCGACATCTACGGTCCGTCCATGCCGCGGCTGACCGGTCTGCACGACAAGCCGGAGCTGAACGACGAACGCAAGATGATTCCGCTCCGGCGCTTCGGCCTCGCCATCATGTCGATCGGCTTTTTGGTCGAGGAGGAGACCGCGATGATCTGGCGCGGTCCCATGGTCATGTCGGCGGTGACGCAGATGCTGCGCGACGTCGAATGGGGCAAGCTCGATGTTCTCGTCGTCGACATGCCTCCGGGCACCGGCGATGCGCAGCTCACGCTGGCGCAGAACGTGCCGCTGAAGGGCGCCGTGATCGTCTCGACCCCGCAGGACCTCTCCCTGATCGACGCAAGGCGGGGGCTTGCCATGTTCAAGAAGGTCAACGTCCCCGTGCTCGGCATCGTCGAGAACATGAGCTATTTCCAGTGCCCCCATTGCGGCACGCGGTCGGACATTTTCGGCCATGGCGGGGCGCGGCACGAGGCCGAGAAGCTCGCAGTCCCATTCCTGGGCGAGATCCCCCTGCACATGGCGATTCGTGCCAGCTCGGATGCCGGCAATCCCGTCGTGGACAGCGAGCCGGACGGACCTCATGCGGCGATCTATCGCGCCATTGCAGGTCAGGTCCGGGACCAGCTCAAGGGCGTTATTGCCGCGGCCTGA
- a CDS encoding VOC family protein translates to MGGVSVGVLDHFNIRTRKLAETVRFYEDVLGLENGARPNFAFPGAWMYSEGKPVVHLVDISPTAEPQKPDSGVVHHVAFVSRGFDAMKQRLTSKGMKFDSRQVPGGDLWQIFVHDPNGVMIELNYEAAREQGAAPAEMADDIGRQ, encoded by the coding sequence TTGGGCGGCGTGAGCGTCGGCGTGCTCGATCATTTCAACATCCGGACCCGGAAACTGGCCGAGACCGTCCGCTTCTACGAGGACGTGCTGGGCCTGGAAAATGGTGCCCGGCCGAATTTCGCCTTCCCGGGCGCCTGGATGTACAGCGAGGGCAAGCCGGTGGTGCACCTCGTCGATATTTCGCCGACCGCCGAGCCACAAAAGCCGGATTCCGGCGTTGTCCACCATGTTGCCTTCGTCAGCCGTGGCTTTGACGCCATGAAGCAGCGGCTGACGTCCAAGGGGATGAAGTTCGACTCCCGTCAGGTGCCCGGCGGCGACCTCTGGCAGATCTTCGTCCACGACCCCAACGGGGTCATGATCGAGCTGAATTACGAGGCGGCCAGGGAGCAGGGGGCGGCGCCCGCGGAGATGGCTGACGACATCGGCAGGCAGTAG
- a CDS encoding NAD(P)-dependent oxidoreductase: protein MAKIAFLGLGVMGFPMAGHLVKKGGHEVTVYNRTAAKAKEWADKFGGKTAPTPKAAAEGQDFVMCCVGNDNDLRAVTIGTDGAFAGIKKGATFVDHTTASAEVARELDAAATKAGFKFVDAPVSGGQAGAENGVLTVMCGGAQDAYAGAEPIITGAYARMCKLLGPAGSGQLTKMVNQICIAGLVQGLSEGIHFAKKSGLDVAAVIETISKGAAQSWQMENRYKTMNENKYDFGFAVEWMRKDLSISLAEARRNGANLPVTALVDQFYAEVEKMGGKRWDTSSLLARLNR, encoded by the coding sequence ATGGCTAAAATCGCTTTCCTCGGTCTCGGCGTGATGGGCTTCCCCATGGCCGGACACCTCGTGAAAAAAGGGGGCCATGAGGTCACCGTCTACAACCGCACTGCGGCCAAGGCGAAGGAGTGGGCGGACAAGTTCGGCGGCAAGACTGCACCGACCCCGAAGGCCGCGGCCGAAGGCCAGGATTTCGTGATGTGCTGCGTCGGCAACGACAACGATCTGCGCGCGGTCACGATCGGCACCGACGGCGCGTTTGCCGGCATCAAGAAGGGCGCGACCTTCGTCGACCACACCACCGCCTCGGCCGAGGTCGCGCGCGAGCTCGATGCCGCCGCCACCAAGGCCGGCTTCAAGTTCGTCGACGCACCGGTCTCCGGCGGCCAGGCCGGCGCCGAGAACGGCGTGCTGACGGTGATGTGCGGCGGTGCGCAGGACGCCTATGCCGGCGCCGAGCCGATCATCACCGGCGCCTATGCGCGGATGTGCAAACTGCTCGGCCCCGCCGGAAGCGGCCAGCTGACCAAGATGGTCAACCAGATCTGCATCGCCGGTCTGGTGCAGGGTCTCTCCGAGGGTATCCACTTCGCCAAGAAGAGCGGCCTCGACGTCGCCGCCGTGATCGAGACCATTTCCAAGGGCGCGGCGCAGTCCTGGCAGATGGAGAACCGCTACAAGACCATGAACGAGAACAAGTACGATTTCGGCTTCGCGGTCGAGTGGATGCGCAAGGACCTCTCGATCTCGCTGGCCGAAGCCCGCCGCAACGGCGCCAACCTGCCGGTGACGGCCCTCGTCGACCAGTTCTACGCCGAGGTCGAGAAAATGGGCGGCAAGCGCTGGGATACGTCGAGCCTGCTCGCACGCCTCAATCGCTGA